The Nocardia arthritidis genome has a window encoding:
- a CDS encoding sensor histidine kinase — MIIRPGIPLFGGRVFPRRSGFGNPRVVDAVVALVVFAAVSVVGACYTQPGWRPFDLLAYVICAFTCLPLAARRLAPTPTLVMTSAGYVVYLLLGYCPSLNFYAPLVAFYTVAAVARPAVTAANALLFGAVIFYSGWVAVPAVVAAAQAAATPGVVWTLAGVSRRLGLRNRQLAELTEQLRCEQRLRVEHAVAKERMQIARELHDVVAHHISVISMQAGVARYVFDSDPPTARTAVRTIGDTSRETLEELRRILHLLRAGDAPPETEIEPAPGFAGLAALIERVRGVGVDAELTVTGAVDDLPSGLQLAVYRVIQEALTNVLKHAGPCRAGVVVHRDSRQLTVTITNEGPLVAETKAANGSHGQVGMHERARLYGGTLVAGPRPEGGYQVILTVPWPLPVASTHR; from the coding sequence GTGATTATCAGGCCCGGTATCCCGCTGTTCGGCGGGCGGGTGTTTCCGCGCCGGTCCGGATTCGGCAATCCACGGGTCGTCGACGCGGTGGTGGCCCTGGTCGTGTTCGCGGCGGTTTCCGTGGTCGGCGCCTGCTACACCCAGCCGGGCTGGCGGCCGTTCGACCTTTTGGCCTACGTGATCTGCGCGTTCACCTGCCTGCCGCTCGCGGCGCGCAGGCTGGCCCCGACGCCGACCCTGGTGATGACGTCCGCGGGGTACGTCGTCTATTTACTGCTGGGTTATTGCCCGAGCCTCAATTTCTATGCCCCGCTGGTGGCCTTCTACACCGTCGCCGCCGTCGCGCGGCCCGCGGTGACGGCGGCGAACGCGCTGCTGTTCGGCGCCGTGATCTTCTACAGCGGATGGGTCGCGGTGCCCGCGGTGGTGGCGGCCGCCCAGGCCGCCGCGACGCCGGGGGTGGTCTGGACCCTCGCCGGGGTGTCGCGGCGCTTGGGCCTGCGCAACCGGCAGCTGGCCGAGCTGACCGAACAGCTGCGCTGTGAGCAGCGGCTCCGGGTGGAGCATGCGGTCGCGAAGGAACGCATGCAGATCGCTCGCGAACTGCACGACGTTGTCGCACACCATATTTCGGTGATCTCCATGCAGGCCGGGGTGGCCCGCTACGTCTTCGACAGTGATCCGCCCACCGCCCGCACCGCGGTGCGGACCATCGGCGACACCAGCCGGGAAACGCTCGAGGAACTGCGGCGCATCCTGCACCTGCTGCGCGCCGGTGACGCGCCGCCGGAGACGGAAATCGAACCGGCTCCCGGATTCGCCGGATTGGCCGCGCTGATCGAACGGGTGCGCGGCGTCGGCGTCGACGCTGAGTTGACGGTCACCGGCGCGGTCGACGATTTGCCGTCGGGCCTGCAACTCGCGGTGTACCGGGTCATTCAGGAGGCGTTGACGAATGTGCTCAAGCATGCCGGGCCCTGCCGGGCAGGCGTTGTGGTGCACCGTGATTCGCGGCAGCTGACGGTGACGATAACAAACGAGGGCCCGCTCGTCGCGGAAACGAAGGCCGCCAACGGAAGTCACGGTCAGGTCGGGATGCACGAGCGGGCCCGCCTGTACGGCGGGACGCTGGTGGCCGGACCGCGGCCGGAGGGCGGCTACCAGGTAATCCTCACCGTGCCTTGGCCTTTGCCGGTAGCGTCGACGCACAGGTAA
- a CDS encoding amino acid adenylation domain-containing protein — translation MIEPGDPKADAIQQDWLPVHKMADRWAERTPDAPALWHEGGEISHRQLSEWSNSIAAELIRLGIEAEQLVGVTLPRAPEQVAAVLGVLKAGAVYLPLDPAYPAERLEYMVRDSGLRTLLTRGPGLLGLPPEVTVIDIDDIAPQGYSHVPVRPAQLAYVIYTSGTTGLPKGVELTHAGLANVIRASLTDFGLDQSARVLQSVPASFDAAVWQLFMGLASGGTLCLAPDLATADHSIERTMREGRVTMVYLPPALLSTIDPAGVPDLRTVITGGDRISAELRNRWAESVRFFAGYGPTECTIGQTWQECSVRSASAPSIGVPIDGVRLYVLDRTGDPVAAGEVGEVHVGGIAAGRGYRHRPGLTAARFVADPFAPGARMYRTGDLVRRTADGSMIFVARADQQVKIRGYRIELGEVEAALRAIDGVADAVARTEPGASGLPRLIAYAIAAIPADLVRNRLRDSLPEHMVPSVVHVVDHFPLTVNGKIDRDALPALIRTAPDPLAQALAAVEAMSDEQARALLDD, via the coding sequence GTGATCGAACCTGGTGATCCGAAAGCTGATGCGATACAGCAGGATTGGCTGCCAGTACACAAAATGGCGGACCGGTGGGCCGAGCGAACTCCGGACGCACCGGCGCTCTGGCACGAAGGCGGCGAGATCAGTCACCGCCAGTTGAGCGAGTGGTCGAATTCGATTGCGGCGGAACTCATTCGGCTCGGCATCGAAGCGGAACAGCTCGTCGGCGTCACCTTGCCGCGGGCACCCGAGCAGGTGGCCGCGGTGCTCGGGGTGCTGAAGGCGGGTGCGGTATATCTGCCGTTGGATCCGGCCTATCCGGCGGAACGGCTGGAGTACATGGTGCGCGACTCCGGGCTGCGCACCCTGCTCACCCGCGGCCCCGGCCTACTGGGCCTGCCGCCGGAGGTGACCGTCATCGATATCGATGATATTGCGCCGCAAGGATATTCCCACGTCCCGGTGCGACCGGCCCAGCTCGCGTACGTGATATACACCTCCGGCACCACGGGCCTGCCGAAGGGCGTCGAACTCACCCACGCCGGGCTGGCGAACGTGATCCGGGCCTCGCTCACCGATTTCGGGCTCGACCAGTCCGCGCGGGTGCTGCAATCGGTTCCCGCGAGCTTCGACGCCGCGGTGTGGCAGCTGTTCATGGGCCTCGCGTCCGGCGGAACGCTGTGTCTGGCACCGGATCTCGCGACGGCCGACCATTCGATCGAGCGGACGATGCGCGAGGGCCGGGTGACTATGGTCTATCTGCCGCCAGCCCTGCTCTCCACCATCGACCCGGCGGGCGTCCCCGATCTGCGGACGGTGATCACCGGCGGCGACCGGATCTCGGCCGAACTGCGCAACCGGTGGGCCGAATCGGTCCGGTTCTTCGCCGGCTACGGCCCGACCGAATGCACCATCGGGCAGACCTGGCAGGAGTGTTCGGTGCGGTCGGCGAGTGCGCCGTCGATCGGTGTGCCCATCGATGGCGTGCGGCTCTACGTCCTCGACCGCACTGGCGATCCGGTGGCGGCGGGCGAGGTGGGGGAGGTGCATGTCGGCGGCATCGCCGCCGGGCGCGGCTATCGGCATCGTCCCGGCCTCACCGCGGCCAGATTCGTCGCGGACCCGTTCGCGCCCGGCGCCCGGATGTACCGCACCGGCGATCTCGTGCGGCGCACCGCCGACGGATCGATGATCTTCGTCGCCCGCGCCGATCAGCAGGTCAAGATCCGCGGCTACCGCATCGAACTCGGCGAGGTGGAGGCCGCGCTGCGGGCCATCGACGGTGTGGCCGACGCGGTGGCCCGCACCGAACCGGGCGCGAGCGGCCTGCCGCGCCTGATCGCGTACGCGATCGCCGCGATACCGGCCGATCTCGTGCGAAATCGGCTGCGCGACAGCCTGCCCGAGCATATGGTGCCCTCCGTCGTGCACGTCGTCGACCACTTCCCGCTGACGGTCAACGGCAAGATCGACCGCGATGCGCTGCCCGCCCTGATCCGCACCGCACCGGACCCGCTGGCACAGGCGCTCGCGGCGGTGGAGGCCATGTCCGACGAACAGGCGCGCGCCCTGCTCGACGACTGA
- a CDS encoding response regulator, with the protein MISVLVVDDQPLIRAGLVALLRADPGLTVAGEAGDGDQAVHLAATTRPDVIVMDIRMPGVSGITATRRILAERDPAPRILILTTFDLDEYVYEALRAGASGFILKEAEPERLLAAIHTIAKGDMLFAPTVTRRLVEAYLGGGGAIPPLPANGRLGTLTARELEVLRLVGTGAGNNDIANHLTISEGTVKTHLNRVMTKLDLTSRAQAVVVAYESGLITPKSASGGAQNRPTAT; encoded by the coding sequence ATGATCAGCGTACTTGTCGTCGACGATCAACCGCTGATCCGCGCCGGTCTGGTCGCGCTGCTGCGCGCGGATCCGGGGCTGACGGTCGCGGGTGAGGCGGGCGATGGAGACCAGGCCGTGCACCTTGCCGCCACCACGCGGCCGGATGTCATCGTGATGGATATCCGAATGCCCGGCGTCAGCGGAATCACCGCCACCCGCCGCATTCTCGCGGAGCGGGATCCGGCGCCGCGGATTCTCATACTCACCACCTTCGACCTCGACGAGTACGTCTACGAGGCGTTGCGCGCCGGTGCGTCCGGATTCATCCTCAAGGAGGCCGAGCCGGAACGCCTTTTGGCGGCGATACACACAATTGCCAAGGGGGATATGCTTTTTGCCCCGACCGTCACCCGCAGGCTGGTCGAGGCGTATCTCGGTGGGGGAGGTGCGATCCCGCCGCTGCCCGCGAACGGCAGGCTCGGGACGCTCACCGCCCGCGAGCTCGAGGTGCTCCGGTTGGTCGGTACCGGCGCGGGCAACAACGACATCGCGAACCACTTGACCATCAGCGAGGGCACCGTCAAGACGCATCTCAACCGGGTGATGACCAAGCTCGATCTCACCAGCCGCGCGCAGGCCGTCGTCGTCGCGTACGAATCCGGCCTGATCACACCGAAATCCGCGTCCGGTGGTGCGCAGAACCGCCCGACGGCAACCTGA
- a CDS encoding ATP-binding cassette domain-containing protein: MAIMAIGLRKSYGEHVVLDGIDLSVAPGTVFSLLGPNGSGKTTTVKILTTLIPADGGDMWVGGHSVTKEGAAVRGAIGVTGQFSAVDRWLTGEENLLLMGDLNHLSRGDARRRAAELLERFDLVDAAARVTSTYSGGMKRRLDLAMSLMGRPSIIFLDEPTTGLDPRSRRTMWQIIRELVADGTTIFLTTQYLEEADQLADHVAVLDQGKLVAEGTPAELKQRVPGGYISLQFPDVEALDRGARALGTQERDRDTLTAQVTSDGSAAAVKAALDRLSDDAIPVDKVSVHTPDLDDVFFALTGHSQREDEKVSIP; encoded by the coding sequence ATGGCGATAATGGCGATCGGTCTACGCAAATCGTATGGCGAGCACGTGGTGCTCGACGGGATCGACCTGAGTGTCGCTCCGGGAACAGTCTTTTCGCTGCTCGGGCCGAACGGCTCCGGTAAGACGACGACGGTCAAAATCCTCACCACCCTGATCCCGGCAGACGGCGGGGATATGTGGGTGGGCGGGCACAGCGTCACCAAGGAGGGTGCGGCGGTCCGCGGCGCGATCGGCGTCACCGGGCAGTTCTCCGCGGTCGACCGCTGGCTGACCGGCGAGGAAAATCTGCTGCTCATGGGCGATCTGAACCATCTGTCCCGCGGCGACGCGCGCAGGCGGGCCGCCGAACTGCTCGAGCGCTTCGATCTGGTGGACGCGGCCGCGCGCGTCACATCGACCTACTCGGGCGGTATGAAACGCCGCCTGGATCTGGCGATGAGCCTGATGGGCAGGCCGAGCATCATCTTCCTCGACGAGCCGACGACGGGCCTCGATCCGCGCAGCAGGCGCACGATGTGGCAGATCATTCGGGAGCTGGTCGCCGACGGCACCACGATCTTCCTGACGACGCAGTACCTGGAGGAGGCCGATCAACTGGCCGACCATGTCGCGGTGCTCGACCAGGGCAAGCTGGTCGCCGAGGGCACGCCGGCCGAACTCAAACAGCGGGTGCCGGGCGGATACATCAGCTTGCAGTTCCCGGATGTCGAGGCGCTCGATCGCGGCGCTCGCGCGCTCGGCACGCAGGAGCGCGATCGCGACACCCTCACCGCACAGGTCACCAGCGACGGCAGCGCCGCCGCGGTCAAGGCCGCACTCGACCGGCTGTCCGATGACGCCATCCCGGTCGACAAGGTGTCGGTGCACACGCCGGATCTCGACGACGTCTTCTTCGCCCTGACCGGTCACTCCCAGCGCGAGGACGAGAAAGTGAGCATCCCATGA
- a CDS encoding WXG100 family type VII secretion target, which produces MTTNAQPEPPSIAEIQKKWTGFQLQARRGQLKFQPQAALRAVQATNTALGWVLGVQKRLDGIRLKDLNALTSGIGLAGQFNEAAKNLGEALRAHQKILEQMAHAVGAAGKAYPGTDQYSAVAFDHLKPEVPHIGKTHTSIDDYPADHPSNPLQPWEHRWQRHNWAPAKGKDIRPLDTVKVSAEPPQRLAWPQLHALTEMDAAPIRDAGGEWRAMATKLEQAFGKLAKDIAAVGGDWEGAGHTKLKDAVDEYTACTRTLTHSMTLMGENLLYAAEWVDMTRTRMPLLPHPPTRDWNMDHAESSVGINPTYGARRTHHIPGNVSNGDKVIRVTADGETFIGSPVSVGNALLQHYQWNFWNWYVRGLTETTRNVPKIPLPKRTHGPVGKPRDGAHNRGGPRSRWIDPGAGGRPKAISGPRQALPRKVPRTHRPPKSDAPQPDPRPATQPGEKASPATLSGAADPALQAAQQALQSAQQAGQLRPASADPMSPGVMDAAKAGLGGPGKIGGPGPGPGGPLGVNALPAREAAQAKLFPRATLAAGGSGGLAAATPIAGSPGAPGAAGAPMHGAGHHGKEQTRPSYLNSTKHFDEALGRTTTVAPVLE; this is translated from the coding sequence ATGACTACCAATGCGCAGCCCGAGCCGCCGAGTATCGCGGAAATTCAGAAGAAATGGACCGGATTTCAGCTGCAGGCGCGGCGGGGACAGCTGAAATTCCAGCCGCAGGCGGCCTTGCGGGCGGTACAGGCCACCAATACCGCGCTCGGGTGGGTGCTGGGGGTACAGAAACGGCTCGACGGCATCCGGCTGAAGGATCTCAACGCGCTGACATCGGGTATCGGGCTGGCCGGTCAATTCAATGAGGCGGCCAAGAATCTCGGTGAGGCATTGCGGGCGCACCAAAAGATCCTGGAGCAGATGGCGCATGCCGTCGGGGCCGCCGGAAAGGCGTATCCGGGGACGGATCAATATTCCGCTGTCGCCTTCGATCATTTGAAGCCCGAGGTGCCGCATATCGGCAAGACCCATACCTCGATCGACGACTACCCGGCCGACCATCCGAGCAATCCGCTGCAGCCGTGGGAACACCGGTGGCAGCGCCATAATTGGGCGCCGGCCAAGGGGAAGGACATCAGGCCGCTCGACACCGTCAAAGTATCGGCGGAGCCGCCGCAGCGGCTGGCGTGGCCGCAGCTGCACGCGCTCACCGAGATGGATGCCGCGCCGATCCGGGATGCCGGTGGCGAGTGGCGCGCGATGGCGACGAAACTGGAGCAGGCCTTCGGGAAACTCGCCAAGGATATCGCGGCCGTCGGCGGCGACTGGGAGGGCGCGGGCCATACGAAGCTGAAGGACGCCGTCGACGAATACACCGCGTGCACAAGAACACTCACCCACAGCATGACCCTGATGGGCGAAAACCTGTTGTACGCGGCGGAATGGGTGGATATGACGCGAACGCGGATGCCGCTGCTCCCGCATCCGCCCACTCGGGACTGGAATATGGATCATGCCGAATCCTCGGTCGGCATCAATCCCACCTACGGGGCGCGCCGGACCCACCATATCCCGGGCAATGTTTCCAATGGCGACAAGGTTATTCGGGTCACCGCCGACGGCGAAACGTTCATCGGCAGCCCCGTCAGTGTCGGAAATGCGCTGCTGCAGCACTATCAATGGAATTTCTGGAACTGGTATGTGCGGGGACTGACCGAGACGACCCGCAACGTACCGAAGATTCCACTCCCCAAGCGCACGCACGGGCCCGTCGGCAAGCCGAGGGACGGTGCGCACAATCGGGGCGGCCCGCGATCACGCTGGATCGATCCCGGCGCGGGCGGCAGGCCGAAAGCCATATCCGGTCCACGCCAAGCGCTTCCGCGCAAAGTCCCGCGGACCCATCGGCCGCCCAAATCCGATGCGCCCCAGCCGGATCCCCGGCCTGCCACCCAACCCGGCGAAAAAGCCAGCCCCGCAACGCTATCCGGCGCGGCAGATCCGGCGCTGCAGGCGGCACAGCAGGCATTGCAGAGCGCGCAGCAAGCCGGGCAACTGCGCCCCGCATCGGCAGACCCCATGTCGCCCGGAGTCATGGACGCCGCAAAGGCCGGTCTCGGCGGCCCGGGCAAGATCGGTGGTCCCGGCCCCGGCCCGGGCGGACCGCTCGGCGTAAACGCCCTGCCTGCCCGAGAAGCGGCGCAGGCCAAGCTGTTTCCCCGCGCGACGCTGGCCGCCGGCGGCAGCGGCGGACTCGCCGCCGCCACGCCGATCGCGGGTTCGCCGGGCGCGCCCGGCGCCGCGGGCGCGCCCATGCACGGGGCCGGGCACCACGGCAAGGAACAGACACGACCCAGCTACCTCAATTCCACCAAGCACTTCGACGAGGCACTGGGGCGGACGACGACCGTCGCCCCGGTGTTGGAATGA
- a CDS encoding ABC transporter permease, producing MTSVASAVADSTTMVRRELRHTMRNPGQLALAMLMPLIMLLLLNFAFGGALDTKGIKYINYVVPGIVMLGAAYSAQATALAVNADMTEGIIDRFRTMAIARPSVLIGHVIGATARSLIGIAIVVLVALAIGFRPSANVVEWLGVIGLIALTLFSFAWLATAFGLIAKNPAGASTMTLPLSLLPFLGGAFVPTDTMPGWLRVFAANQPLTQIIEALRSLLLGGPIGDHAWLAIAWCLGIAVVGFVWATSAFSRRTAVQ from the coding sequence ATGACATCCGTTGCCAGCGCGGTCGCCGATTCGACGACGATGGTGCGCCGGGAGCTGCGGCACACCATGCGCAATCCGGGCCAGCTCGCCCTCGCGATGCTGATGCCGCTGATCATGCTGCTGCTGCTCAATTTCGCATTCGGCGGCGCGCTCGACACCAAGGGCATCAAATACATCAACTACGTGGTGCCGGGCATCGTCATGCTCGGTGCGGCCTACTCCGCGCAGGCGACGGCCCTGGCGGTGAACGCGGATATGACCGAGGGCATCATCGACCGGTTCCGGACCATGGCGATCGCCCGGCCCTCGGTCCTGATCGGCCATGTCATCGGCGCCACCGCTCGGTCGCTGATCGGCATCGCGATCGTCGTGCTCGTCGCGCTCGCGATCGGTTTCCGCCCGAGCGCGAACGTCGTCGAATGGCTCGGCGTGATCGGGCTGATCGCCCTGACGCTGTTCTCATTCGCTTGGCTCGCAACGGCTTTCGGCCTGATCGCGAAGAATCCGGCCGGTGCGTCCACCATGACGCTGCCGCTTTCGCTGCTGCCCTTCCTCGGCGGCGCCTTCGTGCCGACCGACACCATGCCCGGCTGGCTGCGGGTGTTCGCCGCCAACCAGCCGCTGACCCAGATCATCGAGGCGCTGCGCAGCCTGCTGCTCGGCGGCCCGATCGGCGATCACGCCTGGCTGGCGATCGCCTGGTGCCTCGGTATCGCGGTGGTCGGCTTCGTCTGGGCCACCTCGGCCTTCTCCCGCCGGACCGCCGTGCAGTAA
- a CDS encoding phosphopantetheine-binding protein, protein MTVPPDDLAARLARLSPAKRAVVERMVNGNAEPTPVEAELIRIWREVFENDRIGLTDSFHALGGDSITSLRVVVRAAAAGISITSRQILAEETIERLARVADVPGDGTIGS, encoded by the coding sequence ATGACTGTGCCCCCTGACGATCTCGCCGCCCGGCTGGCGCGACTCTCGCCCGCCAAGCGGGCGGTGGTGGAACGCATGGTCAACGGGAATGCCGAGCCGACGCCGGTCGAGGCCGAGCTGATCCGGATCTGGCGCGAGGTCTTCGAAAACGACCGGATCGGCCTGACGGACAGTTTCCACGCGCTCGGTGGCGACTCGATCACCAGTTTGCGGGTGGTGGTTCGGGCGGCGGCCGCGGGCATCAGCATCACCTCTCGGCAGATCCTGGCGGAGGAGACGATCGAGCGGCTCGCCAGGGTCGCGGACGTGCCGGGCGACGGGACAATCGGCTCTTGA
- a CDS encoding ESX secretion-associated protein EspG, which translates to MMNNTWNFTDIEFAALWEQLAEQFLPAPFSYLTETDSYDEHEREKAAARQRMRATLDDAFDGVLEALAQPDIRLVVTGSDADPDNPAGLIRLLAARRGDRGYLAKQLPGKTIWHSGGFVVTECDPLRLADIVVAELPRTNAGRQDHVVLVESEERDDDDFDYAYGRSKVNADAIENSFRRRSLAFHSTPVDSVGLIEIVQGRSRFGPRGITRYHLGWRDLVGDGRYVTVFDTPPVAVAADGGRMTALLNAEIIKVVRTIRDERA; encoded by the coding sequence ATGATGAACAACACCTGGAATTTCACCGATATCGAATTCGCCGCCCTCTGGGAACAATTGGCGGAGCAATTCCTCCCCGCGCCGTTCAGCTACCTCACCGAGACCGACTCGTACGACGAACACGAGCGTGAGAAGGCGGCGGCACGGCAGCGGATGCGCGCGACGCTCGACGACGCCTTCGACGGCGTGCTCGAGGCATTGGCCCAACCCGATATCCGGCTGGTGGTCACCGGTTCCGACGCCGACCCGGATAACCCCGCCGGGCTGATCCGGCTGCTGGCCGCGCGGCGCGGCGATCGCGGATATCTGGCGAAACAGCTTCCGGGCAAGACGATTTGGCACAGCGGCGGCTTCGTCGTCACCGAATGCGATCCGCTGCGGCTGGCCGATATCGTCGTCGCCGAATTGCCGCGGACGAATGCGGGCAGGCAGGACCATGTGGTCCTGGTCGAATCGGAGGAGCGCGACGACGACGATTTCGACTACGCGTACGGCCGCTCCAAGGTCAATGCCGACGCCATCGAGAATTCGTTCCGCCGCCGGTCGCTCGCATTCCACAGCACACCCGTCGACAGCGTCGGGTTGATCGAAATCGTGCAGGGCCGTTCGCGTTTCGGCCCGCGCGGGATCACCCGCTATCACCTCGGCTGGCGCGATCTGGTCGGCGACGGCCGCTACGTCACCGTCTTCGACACCCCGCCGGTCGCGGTCGCCGCCGACGGCGGCCGAATGACCGCACTGCTCAACGCCGAGATAATCAAGGTGGTCCGGACGATCCGGGACGAGCGAGCATGA
- the asnB gene encoding asparagine synthase (glutamine-hydrolyzing), with translation MCGITGWVSFDSDLTGQREILDAMTETMACRGPDGRGTFLRRHAGLGHRRLAIIDLPGGTQPMSVSEPDGDVALVYSGEAYNFQELRKRLVGLGHTFRTDSDTEVVLRAYLQWGEAMVDELNGMYAFAIWDQRHEKLVMVRDRMGVKPFYYYPTPDGVLFGSEPKAILANPLVPKVVELDGLRELFIFTKAPGWAMWKGMSELLPGTVMTVDRKGIRQRTYWRLTAAEHRDTRTETVARVRELLTDIVQRQLISDVPRCVLLSGGLDSSAITGLAARELARTGEQVRTFSVDFVDQEKNFIPDEMRDTPDSPFVRDVAAYVQSAHQDVMLNPADLSDLSVRRTVIGARDIPLGLGDLDSSLYLLFRSIREQSTVALSGESADEVFGGYRWFHDETAMWADTFPWLPLSEIVMGVQDLLHPEFREKLRLTEYVADQYSAAVAEVDHLDGESELEHRMRTICHLHLTRFVRQLLDRKDRMSMAVGLEVRVPFCDHRLVEYVYNTPWSMKTFDGREKSLLRHAAKHVLPGSVVERVKSPYPSTQDPGYAANLQILVKDLMGEPDSPLLAMLDRDWLQQAVEQDPTRMAVGTRSALDRAIDIGVWLDLYKPDLRL, from the coding sequence ATGTGTGGGATTACAGGGTGGGTTTCGTTCGACTCGGATCTCACCGGACAACGGGAAATCCTCGACGCGATGACCGAGACCATGGCCTGCCGAGGGCCCGACGGGCGCGGTACCTTCCTGCGACGGCATGCCGGATTGGGTCATCGGCGCCTTGCCATCATCGATCTGCCGGGCGGGACGCAGCCGATGAGCGTTTCCGAACCGGACGGCGATGTGGCGCTGGTCTACTCGGGTGAGGCGTACAACTTTCAGGAACTGCGGAAACGCCTTGTGGGACTGGGGCATACGTTCCGAACCGACAGCGACACCGAGGTGGTGCTGCGGGCGTATCTGCAGTGGGGCGAGGCGATGGTCGACGAGCTCAACGGGATGTACGCGTTCGCCATCTGGGACCAGCGGCACGAGAAGCTGGTGATGGTCCGGGATCGGATGGGGGTCAAGCCCTTCTACTACTATCCGACGCCCGACGGTGTGCTCTTCGGGTCGGAACCGAAGGCGATCCTGGCGAATCCATTGGTGCCCAAGGTGGTCGAACTCGATGGTCTGCGGGAACTGTTCATCTTCACGAAGGCCCCAGGCTGGGCGATGTGGAAGGGTATGTCGGAGCTGCTGCCCGGCACCGTGATGACGGTGGACCGCAAGGGAATTCGCCAGCGCACCTACTGGCGGCTGACCGCGGCCGAACATCGCGACACCCGTACCGAAACGGTGGCCCGGGTGCGCGAGCTGTTGACGGATATTGTCCAGCGGCAACTGATTTCGGATGTGCCGCGGTGTGTGCTGCTGTCCGGCGGGCTGGATTCCAGCGCCATCACCGGTCTGGCGGCGCGCGAGCTCGCGCGCACCGGCGAACAGGTGCGCACCTTCTCGGTCGATTTCGTCGACCAGGAAAAGAATTTCATCCCCGATGAGATGCGCGACACCCCGGATTCGCCGTTCGTCCGCGACGTCGCCGCGTACGTGCAGTCCGCGCATCAGGACGTGATGCTGAATCCCGCCGATCTCTCCGATCTTTCGGTGCGGCGCACGGTGATCGGCGCCAGGGATATTCCGCTCGGCCTCGGCGATCTGGACAGCTCGCTGTATCTGCTGTTCCGGTCGATCCGCGAGCAGTCGACGGTCGCGCTCTCGGGTGAATCGGCCGACGAGGTATTCGGCGGCTATCGCTGGTTCCACGACGAAACCGCGATGTGGGCCGATACTTTCCCGTGGTTGCCGCTCAGCGAAATCGTCATGGGCGTACAGGATTTGCTACATCCGGAGTTCCGGGAGAAGCTGCGGCTGACCGAGTACGTCGCCGATCAATACTCGGCCGCCGTCGCGGAGGTCGACCATCTGGATGGCGAATCCGAGCTCGAACATCGGATGCGCACCATCTGCCATCTGCATCTGACCCGATTCGTCCGGCAACTGCTCGACCGCAAGGACCGGATGTCCATGGCGGTCGGACTCGAGGTGCGGGTGCCGTTCTGCGACCACCGGCTCGTCGAGTACGTGTACAACACCCCGTGGTCGATGAAAACCTTCGACGGCAGAGAGAAGAGCCTGCTGCGGCACGCCGCCAAACATGTACTGCCCGGATCCGTGGTGGAGCGGGTGAAGAGCCCCTACCCGTCCACCCAGGACCCGGGCTACGCGGCGAATCTGCAAATACTGGTGAAAGACCTGATGGGCGAGCCGGATTCGCCCCTGCTCGCCATGCTCGACCGCGACTGGCTGCAACAGGCCGTCGAACAGGACCCGACCCGAATGGCCGTCGGAACCCGCAGCGCGCTGGACCGCGCCATCGACATCGGCGTCTGGCTCGACCTCTACAAGCCGGACCTCCGACTGTGA